Within Actinoplanes sp. L3-i22, the genomic segment TGCGGAAGCCGTACGCCCAGATCTCCTGCTGTTTCCCGGCCTGGCCGTAGAACGGGTTGTCCGGCGGGATCGACCCGTCCTTGTTGATCCGCAGGATCTTGCCGTGCGGGTTGCTGAGCACCTGCCCGTTGCTGGAGTAGCCGTTGTCGCCGACCGCGAAGTACAGCTTGCCGTCCGGGCCGAACCGGATGCTGCCGCCGACGTGCAGCTGCTGGGAGAGCGATTCGGTCTTGAAGATCTCGAACGGCCCGTCGGCGCCGACGTCGCCCGACGCGTCGAAGCGGACCAGGCGGTTGTGCAGGTCGAGACCGGTGTAATAAAAGTAGACGTAATGGTTCGTGACGCCGAAATCGGGATCGAACGCGATACCGATGAGACCGCGGTCACCGGTCGGTTCGGACGGCAGCACCGCGAACGGCGTCGCCAGCACGTGACCGTTCTTGTAGATCTTGATGGTGCCCGGACGCTCCAGGATGAAGATCCGCCCGTCCGGCGCGAACTCGAATCCGGACGGTTCGTTCAGATCGGCACCGATGACCAGCGATGTCTGGAAATCCGCGGGTGGCGCCGCTTGTGCCGGAATTGCCAGAACAGTTGTCGCCAGGATCGTCAGAATGATCAATAGTGCCCGCACGGAATCCCCCCAGATTCGACCGCAATCCCGAACTTAGGGGGAGGGCATTTCCGTCGTGGCGCGCCTTTCTGAAAGGGCAGTGACGCCAATAATTCGATGCTGTTTCGGCGAGGTCCTCAGTAGAGATTGAGTGAATGCGTACGTCCATGCAGGAACCGGACCGACCGGGATCGACCGGGCGGCGGCGTCGCGGCGGGGAGCAGCGTAGGGCGTCGTACCGAGAAAGTGAAGATGATGACATTCTCGTTACCGGCCGGTAACGTGACTGGTCGGTAAGGGGGTGGGACAGATGCTCTACGGAACCCCGACTGTGCGTCGCCGAGACGCCCAGCGCAACCGTGCGGCCATCGTCCTGGCTGCCGGCGAGGTGCTCACCGAGGGCGACCCGGTCGCCCTGATGCCGGAGATCGCCCGCCGGGCCGGCGTCGGTCAGGCCACGCTCTACCGGCACTTCCCGGACCGGCACGCGCTCACCGCCGCGGTCATCGAGCACCAGCTCGACCGCCTGGAGGAGGCCGCCGCCGGACTGGCCGCCCACCCGGAGCACTTCCGTCAGCTGCTGCGCTCGGTGCTGCACACCCAGATCGCCATGCGCGGGCTGGTCGTGCTGATCCGGCGCCTCGACGTGCCCACCCAGCACCGGTACCGCCAGCGTGCGCTGGCCGCGCTCGGCGGCCCGCTGCGCCGGGCCCGGGAGGCCGGCCACGTCCGCGCCGACCTGGTCCCGGACGACCTGGCGCTGCTGTTCACCATGGTCCAGGGCGTCGCCGAGGCCACCGGCGACGCGGCGAGCGCCCGGGCCGCCGCCGACCGCTCGGTGGACCTGATGCTCGACGGGATCTGTCTCACCGCCGCCGACTGACGCCGGGCGCTCAACTATTGCACCGACCCGCCGATCTCTGTCCTCGGACCGGACATGAGGGTGGGGCACTGTGCAGGTATCCGAGATCGGCGGGCTCGACGCGCAGGAGCGCGCCGAGCTGGAGCGACTGCGTCAGGCGGCCGAGCACGCCCCGGCCGAGGCGGAGCGCGCCGACCGGCGGACCCGGGCACTGCTCGCCGCCGTGGCGGCCCAGCGCGCCGTCACCGCCGTCGCCCAGGACCGCGAGCGGGTGCTGCGGGTCGCCGCCGAGCAGGCGGTGGCCGCGTTCCCGGCCGCGTGCGGCGCGATGGTCGAGCTGATCGAGGACGACCTGCTGCGCTACGTGGCCGGCGCCGGCATGCTCGCCGACCACGTCGGCAAGCACCAGACCATCGCCGACTCGGTCAGCGGCTCGGCGCTCGCCGACGGCCGGCCCACCCACTGCACCGACGTCGAGACCGACGAGCGGGCCAGCGTCGGCATCTGCCGCGCCACCGGGGTCCGCTCGATGTGCGTGACCCCGCTCTACCACGGCGACCGGGCGATCGGCGTGCTCAAGATCGCCAGCAGCCGGCCGTACGCGTTCGACGCCGACGACGCGTACCACCTGGAGCTGGTCGCCGGCACGGTCGGCGCCGCGCTCCGGCACGCCGAGGACTACGAGGCCAACGTCGCGCTGCTCGCCGAGCGCACCGGGAACCTGGCCGCCCTGGAGGCGATCCAGACCCGCTTCCGGCACCTGTTCGAGAGCTCGCCGCTCGGCCTGAGCCTGTGCAGCCTGGAGGAGGCCACCTTCGGCCGGTTCCTGGAGGCGAACCCGGCGATGACCGAGATCACCGGCTACCCGGCCGACGAGCTGAGCGCGATGCGGTTCCACGACCTGCAGCACCCGGACGACGCCTCGCTCGCCGACTCCGCGCTGCGCAAGCTGGTGGCCAGCGACGTCGAGACGATGAAGGTGGACCGGCGGTGCCTGCGCCGGGACGGGAACACCGTCTCGGTGGTGGTGCGGGTGGCGCGGGTCCGGGACGCGGCGGGCGAGGAGTTGCCGTACGTCGTGGTCCAGGTCGAGGACGTCACCGCGAGCCGCGCCGCGGACGCCGCGATGCACCGGCAGGCGCGCCTTCTCGAGCTGATCCCGGCCGCGGTGATCGTCCGGGACCTGGCCGGCGAGATCCTCTGGTGGAACAGCGGCGCGCAGCGGCTCTACGGCTGGTCGGCCGACGCCGCGCTGGGCCGGGTCACCCACCGGCTGTTCAACACCACGCACATCGGCGGCGCCACGGCCGAGGACCAGTGCGCGGCACTGGAGCGCGACGGGCACTGGGACGGCGAGATGCAGCACCTGACCGCCACCGGGCGCACCGTCACGGTGCTCAGCCGGCAGGTCGTGCACGAGCCGGCCGGCGGCGACGAGGTCCAGGTCCTGGAGATCAACACCGATGTCAGCGCGGCCCGGGCCGCGCAGCAGGCGGTCGCCCTCAACGAGCAGCGGTTCCGGGCCCAGTTCTCGCAGTCCGCGGTCGGCCAGGTGGTCCGGGGCCTGGACGGCACGCTGATCGCGGTCAACGAGGCGTTCGCCGGCATGCTCGGGCGCCGTACCGAGGAGTTGGTCGGGCACACGGTCGAGGAGCTGATGCACCCCGACGACGCCGCGCTCGCGCACCGGCACATCGCCCGGCTGTTCACCGGGGAGGCCGACGCGTACGCCCACGAGGTCCGGCTGCGGCACGCCGAGGGCCACTGGCTCGACGCCGAGGCCACCATCTCGGTGGTCCGCGCCGCCGACTCGCGCCCCAAGCACCTGATCGTGGTGGCCACCGACATCTCCGCGCGCCGCGCCGCCGAACGCGCCCGCGACCAGGCGGCCGCCGCGCTCTCCGAGCGCAACCTCGAACTGGAGGCCGCCGACCAGCTCAAACTCGACATGATCGGGATGCTGGGCCACGAGATCAGCAACCCGCTGTCGTCCATCCTCGGCTACAGCGAGATCCTCGCCGGCGCGATGGACCCGGCCGACCCGCACACCCGCCAGATCAAGATCATCAACCGGCAGGCGGAGCGGCTCGACGAGATCGTCCGCGAGGTGCTGGCGATGGTCACCCTCGACGCCGGCAACATCAACGCGGTCCGGAAAAACCTTTCCTTGCGTACGGAGGTGGCCCGCGCCCTGGACGCCACCGACAACCGGCACGTCGAGGTGACCGGGCCGGACGCCGAGGTGCTGTTCAATCCGTCCCACCTGCAGCAGATCGTGGTCAACCTGCTCTCCAACGCCGCCAAGTACGCCGGCGGGGCGAGCGCGCTGCGGATCGGGGCCGGCGGCGGCCGGATCCACCTGCGGATCGAGGACACCGGCCCCGGGGTCCCGGCCGAGTTCCAGCCCCGGCTGTTCGAACGGCTGGCCCGCGCCGACCAGACCGCCGGGACGATCCGCGGGACCGGACTCGGCCTGTACATCGTCCGCAGCCTGGCCCGGGCCAACGCGGCCGACGTCCGCTACGAGCCGAACCCGGCCGGCGGCTCGGTCTTCGTCGTCGAGGCCGCCGCCGGGTAGGCCCGGTTGCTCAGAACACCACCGTCCAGCCCTCGCGGGCCTGGTCGGCGGTGTAGGCGACGCCGTCGACCTTCAGGCCGGCCGCGTCCAGCAGGGTGATCGTGCCGCCCCGGTTGCCGAGCGCGACCGGCGCCGCGACCGGCACCGGCAGCGCCGCACCCGCGGGCAGCCGGCCCCGCAGCGGCAGCCGGTTGGTGGCCCGGTCCAGCAGGGCCCAGCCGGTCAGGTCGATCTCGGCCGGCGACGCGTTGAGCAGCGTGACCGTCTCCGCCTCGGGGGCCGGGCCGACCGGGTTGACCAGGGCGGCGACGATCCGGACCAGGTGATCGGGCTCGCCGGGGCCGGGCGTGGGCGCCGGGCCGGGCGACGGGATCTCCGGCAGGCGATGACCGGTGATGTCGTCGGTGTGCCAGGCCTGGTTCTGGAAGGCCAGGAAGATCGCCACCCACCGGTCGCCGAACCGCAGCAGCAACCCGCCGTCCTGGAAGACGCCGTCGTCACCGGCGAACCGGCCGTCGTTGCCCTGGTTCATGTGGACGTCGTGCACGCCGTTGCCCGGCGCGAAGTGGAAGATCTTGTCGGCGATCGTCTCCGGACCCCAGGCCTGGCCGAAGATGTACGCCCGGGCCGTGGCGTCGCCGAGCGCGCGGCTGACGTAGTGGTCGAGCAGGTCGCCGAGATCGTTCTCCGGCCCGGGCTCGGCGGTCGGCACCGGGCGCATGTCCTGGCGCTGGAAGAGGTTGCCGCGGATGTAGTCCAGCGCCGGGCCGCCCGGGCGGCTCTCCAACTCGGTGAACCCGTCCGGCAGCGCGGTCAGCCGGTCCAGCAGCGGGTGCGCGAAATCGTCCACCGCGGCGAAGAGCAGCTCGGGCGGGGACGACTGGGAACGCACGTTGACGGCGGCCCGGTAATCGGTGCCGGCCGCTCGTAGGTGGATCTGATAATGCGGGGTGTCGGTGGTCTCGATCCGGCGGTCGATCACGGCCGCCCGGAGAACGCCGTACCGTTTGATCGGCATGCCGGGCAGTCAACCCGCTGCTCGCGGGGCCCGTCAATCAGCCGATCTTCCAGTGTGGAATGGTAGATCCGGCGTCGCTCACCGGACATGTCGAATTCATTGACAGCTATGGTGGCCGCGCCTAATGTCGCCTCGATTTCGCCCGGCGGTGGCGTGCGACCTGGAGGGTGTCCATGAGTCTGTCGTCGATGGCGGAGGACGCCGCCCTGCGCCTGCAGGGCACCCCCGGCGCCTCCCCGAAAGCGGCGGCCGCCACCGCGGCCGCGGTCACCGCCGACGAGATGTCCCGCGGCGCCGAGCCCGGCGCGGCCAAGACCGCCGGGGAGAACGCGGCCCGCTCGTCCGCCGGCACCAGCGTCGCCGGCTCGGTGCTGACCCAGCTGGTGAAGTACGTGCCGACCGAGACGATCTCGGTCTACCTGGCCGTGCAGGCCGCGCTCGGCACCGTCTCCGCGCCGGCCGGGCAGGCCCAGTGCCAGGCCGGCTTCACCGCGCGCTGGGTGTGGCTGATCGTCCTCGCGGCGGCGACCGTGCTGCTCACGGTCGGGTTGTCGTATCGCAGCCAGAAGCAGGTCGCGCCGAACGCCCGGTTCAAGCTCCCGCTCGTCGAGTCGGCGGCGGCGACCTCGGCGTTCCTGGTGTGGGCGCTGGCGTTGCCGACCACGCCGCTGAACGACTTCTGCGGCTACGACGCGCGCGCCTGGGGGCCGGTCCTGCTGCTCGCCGGGACGACGATCATCGCGACCACGGCGTACGTCTTCGGCAAGACCATCACCTGGGAGAAGGTCCTCCAGGACGACGCCCGCTGACCGGTCCCCAGACGGCTGGCTCGGGCAACCGGATCGCCGCGGCGACGAGCAGTGAGCCGGGGAACCAGGCGACGAGCCAGATGTCCCACAGGCCGAAGCCGACGATGAGGCTGAGGTACATCCACGGCAGCCAGCCCAGGGCCAGGAAGGCGAAGCTGAGGGCGCGGAAGCCGGCCCGGCGGCCGCGACGGCCGTGCTTCCACAGCAGGCGTAGCGACACATTTCCGGCGCCGAGCCCGCACAGCAGGCCGTAGGCCAACGCCTCCACGAGATAGTGCTCGCGCTCCCCGGGTGACAGGTAACGGAACACGAGCGCGGCGAACAGAATCTGCGGAACCACGGTGTAGGCCGTGATCCAGATGCGTCGCCACCGGACGAAGTCGGCCCGGCTGTAACTGATGATTCCGCCCATGGTGGCGGGAATTCCGCGAGCCATCTCCACCCCCGTGAAGTCGATGGGCGGGATCGTAGCGATCGCGTTCTGAGCTGCGGAAAGCGGATCATGAATGCGTTCGTATTGTCGTGATCGTGCCGTCGAAGGAATGGTGGGGGATGTGAAGGCAATGGTCCGCATCGATGACGGAATCCGGTTGCGGACGTGGACGACCGGGACGGCGACGCCGGCGCCCGCGGTGGTGCTGCTGCACGGCGGGCCGGGGCTGTGGGACTACCTGGCGCCGGTCGCGGCGATGCTGGACCCGCTGACCGTGGTGCACCGGTTCGATCAGCGCGGGTGCGGCGGCTCGGACGCGTCGGGGGAGCAGTCGATCGCCCGCTACCTGGCGGACCTGGAAGCGCTCCGGCACCACTGGGGACACGAGCGGTGGGTGGTGATCGGCCACTCGTTCGGGGCGACGCTGGCGCTCCACTATGCCTTCGAGCATCCCGGCCGGGTCGCCGCCCTGGGCTATCTCAGCGGCGTCGGGGTGGGCGATTGGCGGGGCGCCTTCCGGGCGGAATGGCTGCGGCGCACGACGGTGGCGCAGCGGGAGCGACTGGCCGAGCTGGCGGCGCGGCGCGACCGGGACCCGGCCGAGGAGGCCGAGTTCCGGGCGCTGTGCTGGTTCACCGATCACGCCGACCCGGTGGACGGGTGGCGGTGGGCTCGCGAGGACGCCCGGGTGGAGCACCCGATCAACTGGGGCGCGAACCGGGCACTGATGGCCGAGACCCGGCGGTGGTCCGACGACGAGGTGCTCGCGCGGGCGGGCCGGCTCGGCATGCCCTGCCGGTTCGTCCACGGGGAGCGGGACCCGCGGCCGGGCCGGACGGTTGCCGACCTGGCCGCGGCGGTCCCGGACGCCCGCTTCCACGTGCTGCCCGGCGCCGGCCACCACCCGTGGCGGGAGCGTCCCG encodes:
- a CDS encoding TetR/AcrR family transcriptional regulator, yielding MRRRDAQRNRAAIVLAAGEVLTEGDPVALMPEIARRAGVGQATLYRHFPDRHALTAAVIEHQLDRLEEAAAGLAAHPEHFRQLLRSVLHTQIAMRGLVVLIRRLDVPTQHRYRQRALAALGGPLRRAREAGHVRADLVPDDLALLFTMVQGVAEATGDAASARAAADRSVDLMLDGICLTAAD
- a CDS encoding PAS domain S-box protein, which gives rise to MQVSEIGGLDAQERAELERLRQAAEHAPAEAERADRRTRALLAAVAAQRAVTAVAQDRERVLRVAAEQAVAAFPAACGAMVELIEDDLLRYVAGAGMLADHVGKHQTIADSVSGSALADGRPTHCTDVETDERASVGICRATGVRSMCVTPLYHGDRAIGVLKIASSRPYAFDADDAYHLELVAGTVGAALRHAEDYEANVALLAERTGNLAALEAIQTRFRHLFESSPLGLSLCSLEEATFGRFLEANPAMTEITGYPADELSAMRFHDLQHPDDASLADSALRKLVASDVETMKVDRRCLRRDGNTVSVVVRVARVRDAAGEELPYVVVQVEDVTASRAADAAMHRQARLLELIPAAVIVRDLAGEILWWNSGAQRLYGWSADAALGRVTHRLFNTTHIGGATAEDQCAALERDGHWDGEMQHLTATGRTVTVLSRQVVHEPAGGDEVQVLEINTDVSAARAAQQAVALNEQRFRAQFSQSAVGQVVRGLDGTLIAVNEAFAGMLGRRTEELVGHTVEELMHPDDAALAHRHIARLFTGEADAYAHEVRLRHAEGHWLDAEATISVVRAADSRPKHLIVVATDISARRAAERARDQAAAALSERNLELEAADQLKLDMIGMLGHEISNPLSSILGYSEILAGAMDPADPHTRQIKIINRQAERLDEIVREVLAMVTLDAGNINAVRKNLSLRTEVARALDATDNRHVEVTGPDAEVLFNPSHLQQIVVNLLSNAAKYAGGASALRIGAGGGRIHLRIEDTGPGVPAEFQPRLFERLARADQTAGTIRGTGLGLYIVRSLARANAADVRYEPNPAGGSVFVVEAAAG
- a CDS encoding DUF2278 family protein encodes the protein MPIKRYGVLRAAVIDRRIETTDTPHYQIHLRAAGTDYRAAVNVRSQSSPPELLFAAVDDFAHPLLDRLTALPDGFTELESRPGGPALDYIRGNLFQRQDMRPVPTAEPGPENDLGDLLDHYVSRALGDATARAYIFGQAWGPETIADKIFHFAPGNGVHDVHMNQGNDGRFAGDDGVFQDGGLLLRFGDRWVAIFLAFQNQAWHTDDITGHRLPEIPSPGPAPTPGPGEPDHLVRIVAALVNPVGPAPEAETVTLLNASPAEIDLTGWALLDRATNRLPLRGRLPAGAALPVPVAAPVALGNRGGTITLLDAAGLKVDGVAYTADQAREGWTVVF
- a CDS encoding alpha/beta fold hydrolase; the protein is MVRIDDGIRLRTWTTGTATPAPAVVLLHGGPGLWDYLAPVAAMLDPLTVVHRFDQRGCGGSDASGEQSIARYLADLEALRHHWGHERWVVIGHSFGATLALHYAFEHPGRVAALGYLSGVGVGDWRGAFRAEWLRRTTVAQRERLAELAARRDRDPAEEAEFRALCWFTDHADPVDGWRWAREDARVEHPINWGANRALMAETRRWSDDEVLARAGRLGMPCRFVHGERDPRPGRTVADLAAAVPDARFHVLPGAGHHPWRERPADLKRLLQELIGRRARERAADQAR